A window of the Microcoleus sp. bin38.metabat.b11b12b14.051 genome harbors these coding sequences:
- a CDS encoding gluconeogenesis factor YvcK family protein yields the protein MSISSFPKALRVFSKAKQVFVQSRNPYPPSLRNGRVHQWFKWLAPGLLVKRWLLISAGGVVLATLGLAIWTGMTPIFFLLQLLRNFLTWIAEVIPNYVSGPIVIAGGILLILWGQTRSLNSITQVLMPEGNEELVDRLLNHRRLHRGPKIVAIGGGTGLSHLLRGLKDYSAKITAIVTVADDGGSSGRLRREIGVLPPGDIRNCLAALADEEKLLTELFQYRFQAGDGLVGHSFGNLFLTAMSDIAGDLEQAIAASSKVLAVRGEVLPATLSDVSLWAELADGRRIEGESSITEANGQIVKIGCTPANPPALPRAVEALREADFIIIGPGSLYTSVIPNLLVKEIADAIAHSEVPRIYVCNIMTQPGETDGYSVADHIRAIDRACGRPLFDAVVVQGKVPSAKSLIRYSQENSYPVVLDREAITQLGRRIVIANVMDEDKNTGLIRHNSQRLAGMLLRWYGRAQNI from the coding sequence ATGTCAATTAGTTCATTTCCTAAAGCCCTGCGAGTCTTTTCCAAAGCTAAGCAGGTTTTTGTCCAATCCAGAAATCCTTACCCTCCCTCTTTGCGGAACGGGCGAGTTCACCAGTGGTTTAAGTGGTTGGCCCCCGGACTGTTGGTGAAACGGTGGCTGCTGATCAGTGCTGGCGGTGTGGTACTTGCTACTTTGGGTTTAGCGATTTGGACTGGGATGACTCCGATTTTTTTCCTGTTGCAATTGTTGAGAAATTTTTTGACCTGGATTGCGGAAGTTATTCCCAATTACGTGTCGGGGCCGATCGTGATTGCTGGCGGAATTTTGTTAATTCTGTGGGGTCAAACTCGCAGTTTGAACTCGATTACTCAAGTTCTAATGCCCGAAGGCAATGAGGAATTGGTCGATCGACTCCTCAACCACCGCCGCTTGCACCGGGGCCCAAAAATCGTGGCAATTGGAGGAGGTACGGGCCTTTCTCATTTGCTGAGGGGATTGAAGGATTATAGTGCCAAAATTACGGCGATCGTCACTGTAGCCGATGATGGCGGGTCTTCCGGGCGACTGCGGCGGGAAATTGGGGTATTGCCGCCGGGAGATATTCGGAATTGTTTAGCTGCTTTGGCCGATGAGGAAAAGTTATTAACTGAGTTATTTCAATATCGCTTTCAGGCTGGTGACGGTTTGGTTGGCCACAGTTTTGGGAATTTGTTTTTGACGGCGATGAGTGATATTGCTGGAGATTTGGAACAGGCGATCGCCGCCAGTTCTAAAGTTTTAGCAGTGAGGGGAGAAGTGCTGCCGGCTACTCTGAGCGACGTTTCTTTGTGGGCAGAACTGGCTGACGGTCGAAGAATTGAGGGGGAGTCCAGTATTACCGAAGCTAACGGGCAAATCGTCAAAATTGGCTGCACTCCTGCTAATCCTCCGGCTTTACCCAGGGCGGTAGAAGCGCTGCGGGAAGCGGATTTTATTATTATTGGGCCGGGGAGTCTTTATACGAGCGTGATTCCGAATTTGTTGGTAAAGGAAATTGCTGATGCGATCGCCCACAGTGAAGTTCCGCGCATTTATGTCTGCAATATTATGACTCAGCCGGGGGAAACTGACGGATACAGCGTTGCAGATCACATTCGGGCGATCGATCGGGCTTGCGGCCGCCCCCTGTTCGATGCTGTAGTAGTTCAAGGAAAAGTCCCATCTGCAAAATCTTTAATCCGCTATTCTCAGGAGAATTCCTATCCGGTTGTACTCGATCGCGAAGCCATCACGCAATTGGGGCGGCGAATTGTCATCGCGAACGTGATGGATGAAGATAAGAATACGGGTTTAATTCGCCATAATTCCCAAAGGTTGGCGGGGATGTTGCTGCGTTGGTACGGGCGCGCCCAGAATATTTAA
- a CDS encoding FkbM family methyltransferase has translation MAIFVSSLKKSGHLDNIHVTVCLVGSRKIADKDDYGSQGWDIFAPNLTIYGFDADEAACHEANAALESRKINWTEKHIPLALGNCVGTSTIYITKHPGCSSLYPPSDFYIERFVGNSQLIELVSTVEVEMTTLDSFCQSEAVNEIDFIQLDVQGAELLVLKGASSILKSSTLAIVTEVEFTEIYKGQPLFGDVDVYLREQGFTLFDLCNMHRDGRRMPVASTDHWGVLVWSDAFYFRDLIREDLNTELKTPDQILKLACIADVMNFPDYALELLVYLTLQYGDDIRYNLADNIIESLAQIPELVKLGLSSLPLIAKIREYSSGYNARCVFNDQSNWQQRGNSCLFLGDYSKAASIYEQAIEAEPNIKSHYWHLGLMLLLQEQEAEALTVWFTGIFEDNAEQIEECTSELIEVIQTEAQRRELLTDYVVARILRQHIREIAPTDINNLLKIVELSININTFINQDLISLGIVELLRSELYPVNSDLLLQVLQSILNCVPYEQSTLEFATACQRYASDPQAFVKVLMLASPKIADSKNLDAATQKYSYLDEETIIDKYLNQLNIENKYCVDIAASDGITMSNTYFLYKQGWAGLAIEYDSQLFTRLALRYSEFEKINLSKCMVTPENVVALMKTHQVPENFSFLNLDIDGYDYFVLDQILSSFRPLLLCVEINEKIPPPLKFTVNYSQNYVWNNDHFFGQSISQLNILCQKYNYALVELHYNNAFLIPQEITPAPSLTPEEAYRRGYLEQPDRKNKFPWNADIEKVHNLSPQEALIYITNFFSKYEGQFTCYV, from the coding sequence ATGGCAATCTTCGTTTCGAGCCTAAAGAAAAGCGGACATTTAGATAATATTCACGTAACAGTATGCCTCGTTGGGTCTCGTAAGATCGCAGACAAAGATGACTATGGGAGTCAGGGGTGGGATATTTTTGCACCTAATCTTACTATCTATGGATTCGATGCTGATGAAGCTGCTTGTCATGAGGCTAACGCCGCTCTTGAATCTCGAAAAATAAATTGGACTGAAAAACATATTCCACTAGCTCTGGGAAATTGTGTCGGAACATCCACAATTTACATTACTAAACACCCAGGTTGCAGTTCGCTATATCCTCCCAGCGATTTCTATATTGAGCGGTTTGTCGGAAATTCTCAGCTAATTGAGCTAGTTTCTACTGTGGAAGTTGAGATGACAACTTTAGATTCTTTTTGCCAATCAGAAGCAGTTAACGAGATTGATTTTATACAACTAGATGTTCAGGGGGCAGAGCTTCTGGTTTTAAAAGGAGCTTCTAGTATTTTAAAAAGCAGCACTCTAGCGATTGTAACAGAAGTAGAGTTTACAGAAATATACAAGGGTCAACCTTTGTTTGGGGATGTAGATGTGTACCTGAGAGAACAAGGATTTACACTTTTTGATTTATGTAATATGCATCGTGACGGTCGCCGAATGCCTGTAGCGTCAACAGACCATTGGGGAGTCTTAGTCTGGTCTGATGCTTTTTATTTTCGGGATCTGATTCGGGAAGACTTGAATACAGAATTAAAGACACCCGATCAAATACTAAAATTAGCTTGTATCGCTGATGTTATGAACTTTCCTGACTATGCTCTGGAACTTCTAGTATATTTGACCCTGCAATATGGGGACGATATAAGATATAACTTGGCTGACAATATTATAGAGAGCTTAGCGCAAATTCCAGAGCTAGTTAAGCTGGGACTAAGTTCATTACCTCTTATTGCTAAAATTCGAGAATACAGCAGCGGCTACAATGCCAGATGTGTGTTTAACGATCAAAGTAATTGGCAACAAAGAGGTAATTCATGCTTGTTTTTAGGAGACTATTCTAAAGCAGCGAGTATTTATGAGCAAGCTATAGAAGCTGAACCAAATATCAAATCCCACTATTGGCATTTGGGGTTGATGCTGCTTTTGCAAGAGCAAGAAGCCGAAGCTCTAACAGTCTGGTTCACCGGTATATTTGAGGACAATGCCGAACAAATCGAAGAATGCACATCTGAACTAATAGAAGTTATACAAACCGAAGCACAGCGCCGAGAATTACTCACCGACTATGTTGTTGCTCGGATACTCCGGCAACACATCCGGGAAATAGCTCCCACCGATATAAATAATCTGTTAAAGATTGTCGAGCTTTCCATTAATATAAATACTTTTATAAATCAAGATCTAATATCCTTGGGAATTGTTGAGTTGTTGCGGTCAGAGTTATACCCCGTTAATTCCGATTTACTATTACAAGTTCTTCAAAGCATTTTAAATTGTGTACCCTACGAACAATCTACCCTAGAATTTGCCACAGCTTGTCAGCGTTATGCCTCCGATCCTCAAGCATTTGTTAAAGTATTGATGCTAGCTAGCCCTAAAATCGCAGATAGCAAAAATCTAGACGCTGCAACTCAGAAATATTCATATTTAGACGAAGAAACTATTATTGATAAATATTTAAACCAATTAAATATAGAAAACAAATACTGTGTGGATATAGCTGCTAGTGATGGAATAACTATGTCAAACACTTATTTTTTATACAAGCAAGGATGGGCGGGATTAGCTATAGAATATGATAGCCAACTATTTACAAGATTAGCACTTAGGTATAGTGAATTTGAAAAAATTAACTTAAGTAAGTGCATGGTGACACCTGAGAACGTAGTTGCTCTTATGAAAACACATCAAGTCCCCGAAAATTTTAGTTTTCTTAATCTTGATATAGATGGTTATGATTATTTTGTTTTAGACCAAATACTGAGTTCATTTAGACCTTTGTTGCTCTGCGTAGAAATCAATGAGAAGATCCCACCACCTCTAAAGTTTACTGTTAACTATAGCCAAAATTATGTTTGGAATAACGATCATTTTTTTGGTCAAAGTATTTCACAGTTAAATATTTTATGCCAAAAATATAATTATGCTCTGGTAGAGTTACATTATAATAATGCTTTCTTGATTCCTCAAGAAATCACTCCAGCACCTTCACTTACACCAGAGGAAGCCTACAGAAGGGGATATCTCGAACAGCCCGACCGGAAAAATAAATTTCCGTGGAATGCTGATATAGAGAAAGTTCACAATTTATCTCCTCAAGAAGCCTTGATTTATATCACTAACTTTTTTTCTAAATATGAAGGACAATTTACCTGCTACGTATAA
- the tsaE gene encoding tRNA (adenosine(37)-N6)-threonylcarbamoyltransferase complex ATPase subunit type 1 TsaE, whose amino-acid sequence MKTLLPDFEATRQFGIALGRSLPPGTVILLQGDLGAGKTTLVQGIAAGLGISESVESPTFTLINEYFAGRIPLYHLDLYRLEPEEAEALHLESYWDGLERDLGIVAIEWPERLLYKPENYLQISLSYLDSGRQIEVMGTGDLSDWEWEN is encoded by the coding sequence ATGAAAACTTTATTGCCAGATTTTGAGGCTACGCGCCAGTTTGGTATTGCGTTAGGTCGATCGCTCCCACCAGGCACTGTCATCTTACTACAAGGAGACTTAGGCGCGGGCAAAACTACCTTAGTGCAAGGTATCGCCGCAGGTTTGGGAATCTCCGAATCTGTGGAAAGTCCTACTTTCACCCTGATTAACGAGTATTTTGCAGGGCGGATTCCGTTGTACCATCTAGACTTGTATCGACTGGAACCTGAAGAAGCCGAAGCCTTGCACTTAGAGAGTTATTGGGACGGATTAGAAAGGGATTTGGGGATTGTGGCGATCGAATGGCCGGAAAGATTGCTGTACAAACCTGAGAATTATTTGCAGATTTCTTTGAGTTATCTCGATAGCGGGCGGCAAATTGAAGTGATGGGGACTGGCGATTTATCAGATTGGGAATGGGAAAATTGA
- a CDS encoding MlaD family protein: MRSRTMREGSVGFLILVGIGLFGGLVLWLQGVQLGNRSYKFAVEFASAQGMQIGTPVRYRGVAVGKITAIKASANGVDVMIEIAPGNLVMPRDVAIEANKSGLIGESSIDITPNSILPESLLTANPFSADCPPEIICKNSRLKGQAGVSLDELIRSTVRLANLYTDPALFNNIKSISENTANTAKGAAKLTQDLSSLTQTAKAEIKTLNKSVTGEVGSLTQSVKTELGTLNQSLKGEANTLTQSLKGEVNSLNQSLKGEASSLSQSLKGEISGVAADVSKVVATADTSTKAVSAAAINSANSVTQAANQVTLTANQLNSLVTTNRASLVSTLNNINQSSQELRVAVSGLSPTINRINQGQLLNNLEILSANAAQASGNLRDLSNQVNNPATLLLLQQTLDSARSTFQNVQKITSDVDELTGDPAFRNNIRRLFNGLGGLLGSTEQLRQQVKVAQTLAPLSDKINPSTTAANQSVKPGLPSLHKQQKSPVIPSQNAMSAEPVGQENTP, translated from the coding sequence ATGCGATCGCGAACTATGAGAGAAGGTTCTGTCGGATTCTTAATTTTAGTAGGAATCGGTTTATTTGGAGGCTTAGTGCTCTGGTTGCAGGGCGTGCAGCTAGGAAACCGCAGCTACAAATTCGCCGTAGAATTTGCCAGCGCCCAGGGAATGCAAATAGGCACGCCCGTCAGGTATCGCGGCGTCGCCGTAGGTAAAATTACCGCCATCAAAGCCAGCGCCAACGGCGTAGACGTGATGATAGAGATAGCCCCCGGTAATTTAGTGATGCCCCGGGATGTGGCCATCGAAGCGAATAAATCGGGTTTAATTGGCGAATCGTCGATCGACATTACCCCCAACTCAATTTTGCCAGAATCCCTACTTACCGCCAATCCCTTTAGTGCCGATTGTCCCCCAGAAATTATCTGTAAAAATTCCCGCTTAAAAGGTCAAGCTGGAGTCAGTCTCGACGAACTAATTCGCTCCACAGTCCGCCTCGCTAACCTATACACAGATCCCGCCCTGTTTAACAATATTAAATCGATTTCCGAAAATACAGCCAACACAGCAAAAGGTGCAGCCAAACTCACTCAAGATTTATCAAGTTTAACTCAAACAGCCAAAGCCGAAATCAAAACCTTGAATAAATCCGTCACAGGAGAAGTTGGCAGTTTAACTCAATCAGTAAAAACCGAATTAGGAACTTTAAATCAATCATTAAAAGGAGAAGCCAACACTTTAACTCAATCTTTGAAGGGAGAAGTCAACAGTTTAAATCAATCCTTAAAAGGAGAAGCATCGAGCTTAAGCCAATCCCTCAAAGGAGAAATATCAGGAGTTGCCGCAGATGTTTCTAAAGTAGTAGCCACGGCGGACACTTCCACAAAAGCCGTATCAGCCGCTGCCATAAATTCAGCCAATTCAGTAACTCAAGCAGCCAATCAAGTTACCTTAACAGCCAACCAACTCAATTCATTAGTAACAACCAACCGCGCCAGCTTAGTCTCAACCCTAAATAATATCAATCAAAGCAGCCAAGAACTGCGAGTAGCCGTCAGCGGTTTGAGTCCGACAATTAATCGCATCAACCAAGGACAATTGCTCAACAATTTAGAAATTCTCTCAGCCAATGCAGCCCAAGCTTCTGGTAATTTACGAGACTTATCCAACCAGGTAAACAATCCCGCCACTTTGCTATTATTGCAGCAAACTCTAGATTCCGCACGCTCTACATTTCAGAACGTGCAGAAAATTACTTCAGACGTGGATGAATTGACCGGAGATCCGGCTTTTCGCAACAACATTCGCAGGTTATTTAACGGATTGGGAGGCTTGTTAGGTTCGACAGAACAACTGCGGCAGCAAGTGAAAGTTGCTCAAACATTAGCTCCTCTTTCAGACAAAATAAATCCGAGTACAACTGCGGCGAATCAATCTGTAAAACCTGGATTACCCAGCTTGCACAAACAGCAAAAATCGCCTGTAATACCTTCTCAAAATGCAATGTCAGCAGAACCAGTCGGTCAAGAAAATACCCCTTAA
- a CDS encoding four helix bundle protein codes for MSQTNFQRLDVYKLSKKLADQIWNIVIKWDALAKDTVGKQIIRSADSIGANIAEGDGRGSYQDNRRFIRIARGSLYETKHWLRRAYTRKLLTSVQVEEPGLFHSL; via the coding sequence ATGTCACAAACTAATTTTCAGAGGTTAGATGTTTATAAATTATCCAAAAAATTAGCAGATCAAATTTGGAATATAGTTATAAAATGGGATGCACTAGCAAAAGATACAGTCGGCAAGCAAATTATTCGCTCTGCTGATAGTATTGGGGCTAATATTGCTGAAGGAGATGGTCGAGGTAGCTATCAGGATAATCGGCGGTTTATCAGGATTGCCAGAGGTTCATTGTATGAAACAAAGCACTGGTTGAGACGAGCTTATACTAGGAAACTACTAACAAGTGTACAAGTAGAAGAACCAGGGCTATTTCATTCTTTGTAG
- a CDS encoding class I SAM-dependent methyltransferase, with product MENNISDSDINAYAILKKVTVPPASYTIIQSAVEAIEGFMVPGQEEYLFNKVKSLPNDAVVVEIGSYKGRSTVAMAYACIGTNIKIYCIDTWDGNDIDFPDRNFFDIWQQNLQKNGLYEYVVPLEGYSHQVLSQWLELTKGNKIDFIFIDGSHQFLDVLKDFEQSFPLVKEDGWIAFHDVVAAWPGSERVWHNIAKHCLVNHEYSSTLACGQKKSTACASPSSLELPIHFFTIVLNGEPFIKYHIEVFKQLPYQWHWHIVEGVADLKHDTAWSLQNGGRITDEIHCKGRSNDGTAEYLDELAQLYPENVTVYRKPEGIFWEGKREMVNAPLENINEECLLWQVDVDELWTVEQICTARQMFIYHPEKTAAFYWCWYFVGENLVISSRNCYAQNPAQEWLRTWRFKPGYVWVRHEPPILAEPLPDGEFRNVSELNSFLHEETENLGLIFQHFAYVTPEQLRFKEQYYGYTDARSQWKALQQQTQFPVRLRQYFSWVHDGTTVDNAESCGIVPIARRDSNGTGWRFVEPSQLHNQTLITPIESPTIIIDGVFFQLYSTGIARVWKSLLEQWAEDGFAKHIVVLDRVGSAPKVPGITYCSVPAYDYRTTDTDREMLQQVCDETGADLFISSYYTTPISTPSVFMAYDMIPEVLGANFDEPMWREKHHAIGHASAYISISENTACDLVKFSPQIPPNLVTVALCGVANNFSPASPEEINGFKTKYGISKPYFILVGAGSNYKNAPLFFQAFAKLYTKQGFEIICTGMGILLNAELRACTSGSTVHMLQLSDEELRVAYFGAVALVYPSKYEGFGMPVLEAMSCGCPVITCPNASIPEVAGEAALYVNDEDIGGLADALCEVQKPKIRNSLIAAGLEQAKNFSWSKMAKTVSTALIEATLIRLNLKEINLIVFPDWSQSEESLGLELGRVIRAIATHPDKSKMTLLVDSSNISDEDANLALSSVAMNLLMEEDLDVSDGPEISLIGHLSEMQWSALIPRIYGLIVLENENREAIAQTQAKNISSFELDSFMQQSN from the coding sequence ATGGAAAATAACATTTCAGACTCCGATATAAATGCCTACGCAATTCTCAAAAAAGTTACTGTTCCACCAGCAAGTTATACAATCATTCAGTCTGCTGTTGAAGCCATTGAAGGTTTCATGGTTCCAGGGCAAGAAGAATACCTATTTAATAAGGTAAAGTCTCTCCCTAATGATGCTGTAGTCGTGGAAATAGGATCGTATAAAGGACGCTCCACAGTTGCTATGGCTTATGCCTGTATAGGAACAAATATAAAAATTTATTGTATTGATACATGGGATGGTAACGATATTGACTTTCCAGATAGAAATTTCTTTGATATTTGGCAGCAAAATTTACAAAAAAATGGATTATATGAATATGTAGTACCCTTAGAGGGATATTCTCATCAAGTGTTAAGCCAGTGGCTTGAACTAACCAAGGGCAACAAAATTGACTTTATTTTTATTGATGGTTCTCACCAATTTTTAGATGTATTAAAAGACTTTGAACAGTCATTTCCTCTCGTAAAAGAAGATGGTTGGATAGCATTTCATGACGTTGTAGCTGCTTGGCCGGGTTCTGAGCGTGTATGGCATAATATTGCCAAACATTGTCTAGTCAATCATGAGTATTCATCAACTCTTGCCTGCGGTCAGAAAAAATCGACGGCCTGTGCCTCTCCCTCATCACTAGAATTACCGATTCACTTTTTTACTATTGTTCTCAACGGTGAACCATTCATAAAATATCACATAGAAGTATTCAAACAACTACCTTATCAATGGCATTGGCATATAGTTGAGGGTGTAGCGGACTTGAAGCATGATACAGCGTGGTCTTTACAAAATGGCGGACGTATTACCGATGAAATCCACTGCAAGGGACGCAGCAATGACGGCACAGCAGAATACCTAGACGAATTGGCACAGCTATATCCAGAAAACGTCACAGTTTATCGTAAACCGGAGGGTATTTTCTGGGAAGGCAAACGTGAAATGGTTAATGCACCATTAGAAAATATTAATGAGGAATGTTTGCTATGGCAAGTAGATGTTGATGAATTGTGGACTGTCGAGCAAATCTGCACAGCGCGACAGATGTTCATCTATCATCCTGAAAAAACAGCGGCTTTCTATTGGTGCTGGTATTTTGTCGGAGAGAATTTGGTGATCAGCAGTCGCAACTGTTATGCTCAGAATCCAGCACAAGAATGGTTGCGAACCTGGAGATTTAAACCTGGCTATGTCTGGGTACGCCACGAACCGCCAATTTTAGCTGAACCTTTACCAGATGGTGAGTTTAGAAATGTTTCAGAATTAAACTCTTTCCTACACGAAGAAACCGAAAATCTGGGGTTGATTTTCCAGCACTTCGCCTATGTGACGCCAGAGCAATTAAGATTTAAAGAACAATATTACGGCTATACCGATGCGCGATCGCAGTGGAAAGCTTTGCAGCAGCAGACTCAATTTCCAGTTCGACTGAGGCAGTATTTTTCCTGGGTGCATGATGGCACAACGGTAGATAATGCTGAGTCATGCGGTATAGTCCCGATCGCACGAAGAGATTCTAACGGAACTGGTTGGAGATTTGTAGAACCTTCTCAGTTACATAATCAAACTTTAATAACCCCAATAGAATCTCCTACAATTATTATAGATGGTGTATTTTTCCAACTCTACAGCACAGGCATAGCCCGCGTCTGGAAGTCACTGCTAGAACAATGGGCAGAAGATGGTTTTGCTAAGCATATAGTGGTACTTGATAGAGTGGGATCAGCTCCAAAAGTTCCAGGAATTACATATTGTAGTGTGCCAGCTTATGACTACAGAACAACAGATACTGATAGGGAAATGCTACAGCAAGTATGCGATGAAACAGGCGCTGACTTATTTATCTCTAGCTACTACACAACGCCCATATCAACACCTTCTGTATTCATGGCTTATGACATGATCCCAGAAGTATTAGGTGCTAATTTTGATGAACCGATGTGGAGGGAAAAGCATCATGCTATCGGTCACGCATCTGCTTATATTTCTATTTCAGAAAATACAGCTTGTGATTTAGTCAAGTTTTCCCCGCAAATTCCTCCTAATTTAGTAACTGTAGCTCTTTGCGGAGTTGCGAATAATTTCTCACCTGCTAGTCCAGAAGAAATTAATGGTTTTAAAACTAAGTATGGTATCTCAAAGCCTTACTTTATTTTGGTCGGTGCAGGAAGCAACTATAAAAATGCACCTTTGTTCTTCCAAGCTTTTGCTAAACTTTACACCAAACAAGGCTTTGAAATTATCTGTACGGGCATGGGGATATTATTGAACGCTGAATTGAGAGCTTGTACATCAGGGAGTACCGTGCATATGCTGCAACTGAGCGATGAGGAATTGAGAGTAGCTTATTTTGGTGCTGTCGCACTGGTTTATCCGTCAAAGTATGAAGGTTTTGGGATGCCTGTGTTAGAGGCCATGTCCTGCGGTTGTCCCGTCATTACTTGTCCCAATGCGTCTATACCTGAAGTTGCGGGGGAAGCAGCTTTATATGTGAATGATGAGGATATTGGGGGTTTAGCCGATGCACTTTGTGAGGTACAAAAACCGAAAATTAGGAATTCATTGATTGCCGCTGGGTTGGAACAAGCTAAAAATTTCTCTTGGTCAAAAATGGCAAAAACGGTTAGTACAGCACTGATTGAGGCAACTCTAATACGTTTAAACTTGAAAGAGATTAATTTAATTGTTTTTCCAGATTGGTCGCAGTCAGAAGAGTCTTTAGGTTTGGAATTAGGACGAGTTATCAGGGCGATCGCAACTCACCCAGACAAAAGCAAGATGACTCTCTTAGTAGACAGCAGCAACATTTCTGACGAAGATGCCAATCTCGCTTTATCTAGCGTAGCGATGAATCTTTTGATGGAAGAAGATTTAGACGTTTCCGACGGGCCAGAAATTTCACTAATTGGGCATTTGAGCGAAATGCAGTGGTCAGCTTTGATACCTCGAATTTACGGTCTAATTGTGTTGGAGAATGAGAATAGAGAGGCGATCGCACAAACTCAAGCAAAGAACATTTCCTCATTTGAACTAGACAGTTTTATGCAGCAGAGTAACTGA
- a CDS encoding tetratricopeptide repeat protein — protein MPGKQRQQELAMESIQKKSSDSQVRKGDRIKQIFAFVSMAGFAGSTIFGMVSLFSSGLSSQHQQQPKPVAAAVVSQEPLLAVQEREYETVLQREPRNQTALEGLANVRLRMNDKLGAIEPLETLVRLNPDRADYQALLAQAKGKK, from the coding sequence GTGCCTGGAAAACAGCGACAGCAAGAGTTAGCAATGGAAAGTATACAGAAAAAATCTAGTGATAGTCAGGTTCGGAAGGGCGATCGAATTAAGCAGATTTTTGCGTTTGTATCAATGGCTGGTTTTGCTGGTTCTACGATTTTTGGTATGGTGAGTCTGTTCAGCAGCGGTTTGAGCAGCCAGCATCAGCAACAACCAAAACCAGTGGCGGCTGCTGTTGTCTCCCAGGAACCTCTGCTGGCCGTGCAGGAACGGGAATATGAGACGGTTTTGCAGCGGGAACCTCGGAATCAGACGGCTCTGGAGGGGTTGGCAAATGTGCGGTTGCGGATGAATGATAAGCTGGGGGCGATCGAGCCTTTGGAGACGTTGGTGAGGCTAAATCCCGATCGGGCTGATTATCAGGCGCTGTTGGCTCAGGCCAAGGGGAAAAAGTAG
- a CDS encoding ABC transporter ATP-binding protein, producing MAEPLIELKGVSKSFGDSPILDRVDLRIYRGEALAIIGPSGTGKSTILRIIAGLLAPDAGEVFVQGQRRMGWVDDVADPIGIGMVFQQAALFDSLTVEENVGFLLYQHSKLPRRRIRELVEEKLEMVGLPGIGERYPAQLSGGMRKRVSFARAIMANPDNARDNPEVLLYDEPTAGLDPIASTVIEDLIRDLQAAQGVCSTYAIVTHQDSTIRRTADRIVFLYRGKVQWEGTVSDIASTDNLLIKQFFSGSVTGPIQMIG from the coding sequence ATGGCTGAGCCGCTAATCGAACTCAAGGGGGTAAGTAAGTCCTTCGGGGATAGCCCGATCCTCGATCGAGTGGATCTGAGGATATATCGGGGAGAGGCCCTGGCAATTATTGGCCCTTCCGGGACAGGGAAATCTACGATTTTGCGTATAATTGCGGGCTTGTTGGCCCCGGATGCGGGGGAGGTTTTCGTTCAGGGACAACGGCGGATGGGATGGGTGGACGATGTGGCAGATCCGATCGGGATTGGGATGGTGTTTCAGCAAGCTGCTTTATTTGATTCGCTTACGGTAGAGGAGAATGTCGGTTTTTTACTGTACCAGCATTCTAAGCTGCCGCGCCGCCGCATTCGGGAATTGGTAGAGGAAAAGTTAGAGATGGTGGGTTTACCCGGAATTGGGGAACGCTATCCGGCGCAGTTGTCTGGGGGAATGCGGAAGCGAGTAAGTTTTGCCCGCGCCATCATGGCAAATCCCGATAATGCCAGGGACAATCCAGAAGTTTTGTTGTACGACGAACCGACGGCGGGCTTAGATCCCATCGCTTCGACGGTTATTGAAGATTTAATCCGCGACTTGCAGGCCGCCCAAGGGGTTTGCAGCACTTATGCGATCGTCACTCACCAAGACAGTACCATCCGCCGTACTGCCGATCGCATCGTATTTCTCTACCGAGGCAAAGTGCAGTGGGAGGGAACTGTCAGCGATATTGCATCAACAGATAATTTATTAATTAAACAATTTTTTAGCGGCAGCGTTACTGGGCCGATTCAAATGATTGGATAA